The following nucleotide sequence is from Borrelia puertoricensis.
TATTCCACTTGAAACTTTAGCAGCTGTAATATCCATTTTTATCCTACAGATAAGTTCAACATTAATAAAAAAATATAGCTTAACATTTCAGATTAAAAAAATATTGCATCATTTAAGCATGAATCAAGCAAAAACAATAAAATATAAAAACGAAAATGGAGAAGAAATTATATAAATTATGAAAAATAGTTTAATAATGTATCTATTAGTAAATAATCTATTACTAATACACTTTATCGGAATTGAAGACATAAAAATCAACAATAACAAGACATTATCAAAAAAGTATTTGGTCGTTATAATAACTTCTTTATTAATTTATTCAAGTCTTTTTTACGTTTATAAATTATTCTCAGAACATAACTTATTATTTATAATACCAATTATATATATAACATTGATCTATATACTAACGATAATACTAAAAACATTAAACAATATCTTAATTGTTTACAACAACAAATCAAAATATTCAAACGACTTTCTGCTATCCAATAGTAGTTTAATTGCAATAACATTCTTTGCATTAGATAAAAGTCATAACTTTTTAGAAGGCATTAAAATAATCATTTTATCTTCATTCAGTATCTTAATAGCTCTTATATTAATAACCCTAACAAAGAAAAGTTTTGAAAAAAAATTAACATCAAAAATATTAGCCAATGAAACAATATATTTTTTTATAATGTTCATTTTATCTTTAATTCCAAATATAATTATGTTAATAAATAATATCGAGGGTTTATAATGAGAGAAAAAATAAATGAACTTTTGGAACAAATTGAAAATGTATGGAGGAAACTTTGACAGCAATAAGATCAAGATAGAACTTAAAGAATATGAAAAACAAATGAATGATGAAAATTTTTGGAATGATAATAAAAAAGCACAAGAGATCCTTAAAAATCAAAATATTTTAAAAGCCAAAATTGAACCTTGGGAAGATTTGATATGTAAACTCAAAGACTTAAGAGAACTCTGCGAAATTGCAGAAAACGAAGAAGATACAGCGCTAATCGATCAAGACATTAATAAACTAAAAGAACAGTATAAGCATCTCCTAACATTATCTTATTTTAAAGAAGATATTGATATCAATAATGCATTCTTGACAATACACTCAGGAGCAGGTGGCACAGAAGCTTGTGATTGGGTTAGCATGTTATATAGAATATACCTAAGATATTCTGAAAGACATGGGTACAAAACAGAAATCATAGACTTACTTGAAGCTGAGGGGGGCATTAAATCTGTTACAATTGAAATAAAAGGAGAATATGCTTACGGATTTTTAAAAAGTGAAGTAGGAATACATCGTCTTGTAAGAATTTCTCCTTTTGACGCTGCAAAAAAGAGACACACATCTTTTGCATCTGTTTTCATTGATCCTGTAATTGATGATAAAATTGAAATAACAATTAAACCAGAAGATATTAGAGTTGATACATATAGAGCCTCAGGAGCAGGAGGGCAACATGTCAATAAAACATCTTCTGCTGTTAGAATTACACACCTTCAAACGGGAATAGTAACTCAATCTCAAACCGATAGAAGCCAACATAGAAATAAAGATCTAGCAATGAGAGTATTAAAATCAAAACTTTATGAACACTACAAAGTACTAGAACAACAAAAAAATAAATCTAAACAAGAGGAGAAAAAAGATATATCTTGGGGCAATCAAATAAGATCTTACATCTTTCAACCCTATACTTTAGTCAAAGATCACAGAACAAAATTTGAAAATCCAAACATCATATCTGTTATGGATGGAAACATTGATAACTTTATAGAAGAATATCTTAAATGGAAAAATCTAAGTTAATTATAACATTATTTTTAATCTTAACATTAAAACTAGCATATCCTCAAAGTAAAATTGAGTATGGTTTTTCTTATATCATCAACACACAAGATGAAAATAAAAATCTTCAAGAAGGCATTGAGCAAACACTAGATAAAATTTATAAGACAATCAATGAACATATTGTAAATAATAATGATAAAGATTTCATCAGACACATTTACATAAATCAAAATATAGTGAATAAAGAACGAGAGATTAGCAAACTAAAAGAAGATATGGACAAAAAAAAGCTACAAAATGCAATAAGTTCCAGAGAAGAAAATAAAATAGCAATCAAGATAAACGAGCTTAAAAAAGACATTGAAAATATTAAAATTAAACAAAAAGAACTTGAAGAGTACCTTATAAATTTAAAAAAAATGAAAACAAAATACATAAAACATAAAGAAAAAATACATCCATCAAATTTAAACACAGAATTTTTAATAAGTCAAGAGCTATTTTTCATCAATTATATACATCTTAAAAAAATAGAAAAATATTATCTAGTTGAAATTAGCAATATCACTCCTCAAGGAGTCAAGGTTAAAAAAGAAATTTTTCACCTATCATCATCCGTTGATGATATTGCAAACAAAATAGCAGAGCTTAGTTTTGAAGAAATATTAGGAAGAGAATTTATTAAAATTAAGATCAATGTCATCAATAATTTAGATGCTAAAATATATATAAACGAACAATTTGTATCAAAAGGAATATATAACAATGATATATGGGATATTTCTAAACTCCCGAACAAAGAAATTATCATTAACATAACAAGCACAACTTACAAACCCCATACAGTAAAGCAAAAGGTAAAAAGCGGAGATACAATTAACTTAAATATCAACTTACAAAAAACAAATTCTAGAAAAATACCAATTACAAGTAATGTAACATCCAAAGTATTTAAAAAAGGAATATTCATAGGAGAAACTCCAATTGAAATTGAAGAACCTGAGGGCATAGAATCTATTTTATTACAAGCTAAAGGATACAAAAACATGTTCAAAATGATCAGCAAAGAAGATAAAGAAATTAATATTGAAATGTTAAAAGACAATAAAAATGAACTTATTATAAAAAGAGATCAATTCTATATAAATCTCGGAATCTTCACATTAAATTTAATAGGTACTGCCTTTGCCATAACAAAATACAATGAATCATCAGAACTTTATAATATCGCTTTAAAGAATATTATTAGACGTAAAATAACACCTCATGATTTATATAACACAAAATCAGAACAAATGATTACAACATTTTTACTTGCTACAGGAATTACACTTTCTGTTGGCAGTTTTATACCGTTAATAATTCATATGGTACAATATATTCAAGAAGCAAGCAGAGGTGAATAAATTATTGTAAAATTATTTAGCAAACAATAAAAAATAGGAGAATGAAAATTTTGGGCATTTTCGACAAGATAAAAAATTTATTTAAGAACAAAGAAAAAACACAAATATTTGAAAATTTAGAAGATATTCTCTTAGAAGCAGATATTAAAAATGATATAGTAATTGAAATAATAGAAAATATAAAAAAACTTAAAGTCAAAGATGAAGAAGAAACACTCTTAAAACTAAAAGATTTTCTTAAAAGTTACATAAACCAACAATCCCTAAACTTAGAGAATAAAAGATTAAACATATTATTGATAATTGGGGTGAATGGAGTTGGCAAGACCTCAAGCATCATAAAGCTTGCAAATAAATTTAAAAATGAAGATAAAAACGTATTAATAGCTGCAGCAGACACATTCAGAGCAGCAGCAATTGAACAAATTAAAATACAGAGCGAAAAAATTGGAATTAAAGTCATATCTCAAAATCAAGGAAGCGACGCAGCAGCAGTAATATTTGACAGCATCTCAAGTGCAAAGACCAAAAATTATGATATATTAATAATTGACACAGCAGGAAGACTTCAAAACAAAGAAAATCTAATCAAAGAACTCCAAAAGATGGATAATGTAATCAAAAAGCAAATGAGCAAAACAAATGCTAACTATAAAAAAATATTAGTAATAGACTCTATCTCTGGAAAGAATATAAATAATCAAACAGAAATATTTAACAAAGCAATAGAAATTGATGGAATAATAGCCACAAAATTTGACTCATCATCTAGAGCAGGTGGAATAATAAATATCTCAAAATTATTTAAGAAACCAATATACTTCTTTACATTTGGGGAACAAGTAGAACATATTAAAGAATTCAACATTGATGACTACTTGAATAAATTATTATGACAAAAAAGATAGTAATATTATTCTTAATATTTATAATACCAAGTACATATGGGCAAAATTACTTTATATCCGACATATTTTTCAATAAATATCAAGAAATATATGAAATCCCACAAACAGGATTCTACATTGAATACACGAAAATTAATGAAATTGAAAAATTTAGTCTCTTTAAAGACCTACAACTAATAAAATACAAAACACAAAAAACAATAAAAGATGATAAAAAAAAATTAACATTCTATAATGAAAAAGATATCAAAACAAAAGAAGAAATTTATGACAATTTGAACAATAAAATAAAAGAAATAAAATATAGTCCTAAAGGAATAATTCTTGAATCTGTCAATTTTTTTTATAAAAACAATGATTTAATTTATAAAGAAATCAAAATTTTAAATCAAAAGCCAAAAACACTATACTACATGAAAGATTCTAGTGGCAAGCTTTTAAAAATAACAGGTTCAGATTTTCAAGTTTGGAATTACGGAATCAATGGGGAGATAAAGTCCACATACTTCGACATAAAAAAGTCCAAAACAAAAGTAATTCAATATGATGATCAAAAAAGAAATTTAGAAAGCATAATATTAGACAATAACAAAATCAAATCTAGAGAAAAAAATCAATATTTAGATGATAATGAAATAATCAATACCGAAGAAAAAGAAGAAGGCAACATAAAAATTATATCAAAATATAAAGGTCCTAACTTAATCAAAAAAGAAATATACAAAAACAATAAAATAACAGAGATCAGTGATTTTGAATATAATGAATCTGGAAACGTTATAGTTGAAAATGTAACTGTAAAAGAAAACAAAAAAGAACATAACACTAAAACAAAATATGAATATAATTCTGATAATAGATTAACGTCAAAAACAATTTATGAGAATAACTTAATATTATTAAAAACTGACTATTTTAATGATCATGAATACGAACAAGAAATATACTACAATGGAAATCCTATCTTTAAAGTAAGATACAAAAATGACGAAATTATTGAAGAAATAAATAAAAATATTAACAGAGATAAAAATGGGATTAAATAAATTCTTATTGAAAAGATTGATTTTAGATGAACAAAATAGTTTATCACTCACAATTGTAATAGTTTTAAGCATAGTGCTTGGACAAATAATTATCATTATCACAATATCAATAATGAATGGTTTTCAAAATGACTTTTTCACAAGCATATCTACTCTAGAGAGTGGTAATTTAAAAATTGAAAGCCAATTAAATGATCAAGGGCTTAATGCTCTCAAAGAGATTAAAGAAATAATTCAAATAAATAAAATCTATGAAACACAAGGCATTGGAATTGAAAACTATTACTATCCAAGTATCTTGAATATCATTGCACTTGACACAAAAGACATCATAGAAGATAAAAATTTTATCCTACTAACAGGCCTTACACAATCTGAACTCCAACTTAACGATGATGAAATCATAATAGGAGATGTACTCTCATATAACTTAGGCCTACTTGAAGGCGACATAATAGGATTAATATTAAGTGATGAAATAAAAAATTTACAAATATTAAAAAACGAAGTAAAATATTTTAAAATAAAAGCCATTTTTAAGAGCAACTATGCCAAAATAAATGAATCCACAATATTTATGAATATTAATTACTTTTACAAAAAACAAATTATAAAAGATTCAGATATTAAATATCAAATAAAAACACAAAATTTATATCCTAGCAAAAGCTTAATAAACAAAATAAAAAATATTAATCCCAACATCCAATTTAAATCATGGAACGAATATAATAAAGAATTCTATAAAGCACTAAAAATAGAAAGGAATACAATGTTAATCATTTTAACAAGCATATTTCTTGTCATTGCCGTTAACACATATTATTTACAAAAAAGAATTATAATCAATAAAAGCAAATCGATTTCAATAATCTTATCCTTAGGGCTTAAATCGCAAAAAATCAGGGAAATTTTCTTAATTCATTCAGTAATAATCTGCATACTCGGAGGAATTATTGGATTAATTGCGGGCATTATAATATCTTCAAATATCAATGAAATTTTAAATGTAATTGATATTTTAATAAACAGCCTGATTAATACTATAAATTATGTATTAAAATTAAAACTAGAAAATATAGAAATCAAAATAGTTAAAAACACAATTACACCTAAAATATTTTTAAGTGATTTAATGTTCACACTATTTTTTGCTTGCTTGTTTACCATATGCTCAAGCCTAAAGGTAACAAAAAAGATCAAATATGTTGATAAAATAAACGGAGCCTCATAAATGAAAAATATTATGTGTATAACGGAAATACATAAAACATACACTAAAAACAAAACAAAAATAAAAGTATTAGAAAATTTAAATTTAAATGTAAAAGATGGGGACTTTATTTCAATTCAAGGCAAAAGCGGATGTGGGAAATCTACACTTTTTAACATCATATCAGGAATTGATAAAATGGATTCAGGCGACATAATTTCATGCGGAATATCTTTAAAGAATGCAAGTGAAAAAACCCTAAGTTTATATAAAAACAAAAAAATAGGTCTTGTATTTCAAAATCACAATTTAATTGATGAGTTTAGTGTATTTGAAAATATTATTTTACCTAAAATAATTGAGGGGAAAGATAACTTAGAAACAATAAATAGAAAAGCTCTACGCTTAATGAAAATATTAGAAATAGATACAAGAGGAGATCACTACCCTTCAGAGCTCTCAGGAGGAGAAGCACAAAGAGCAGCAATTGCAAGGGCTTTAATAAATGAACCAAACATAATCTTATGCGATGAACCTACTGGTAATCTGGATATTAACACCGCAAAAACGGTAGAATCTTTATTAATAAACACAGCTAAAACATTTCACAAAACACTAATTTTAGTCAGTCACAATCCAGAATTTTCAAATAAAGCAGATATAAAATATGAACTTAAAGAAAAAACACTAAAGAGAATATGATGCGTCCAAATATCAAAGAACTCACAAAAATAGCATACATAATATTTATAAATTCAAAAAATAAAAAAGCCTTGATTGGTTCTGGAATATCTTTAAGTTTAGTAATGATTCCTTTAATTATTGTCTACTACATGTCAAACAATATAATGAATTCTACAATAGAAAAATATATTGAAAATGAAGGATTTTCCGTACAAATTGAATATAATGAAATTCAAAAAGATACATATCTTAAGTCTAAATTAGAAAAATTAAAAAAAGAATACCAACATGATGAACTAAAATATTTTTTTGAAAGAAGAACCTACGGAATAATCGGAAATAATAAAAAACAAGGTGTATTAATAAGAGCAATAGAAAACAAATTTATTGATGAAAATAAGCATATAAAATTAATAGACGGCACAAAAAGCTTCAACAAAAATGAAATATTGATATCAAAACAAATTAAAGACAGACTTAATTTAAACATCAACGAATCTATTTATATAGTAGTACCAAATAATAAGCATCAAAAAATATTCCCCAAAGCAAAAAAGTTTAATATATCAGGAATCATTGAAACGGGTTTAAGAGAAGTTGACAAAAACTTAGTTCTCATCTCACTACAAGATTCAAATATCATGTCGGAAGAATTTTCTAAAAGAATAATTGGAATTTCTATCAAACCCAATATCAAAGAAAAAACTGATAATTTAAAGAAAAATATTCAAAAAGAATTTCAAGAATACAAAATAAAAACATTTTATGAGCTTTATTTAAACAAATATACAAACTTAGATATCAGCAAAAAACTTTTAATATTTATTATGGCATTTATTGTAATATTTGCAAGTATTAATATATCCTCATCTCTTTGTATGTTAATACTTGAAAATAAAAAGAAAATTGCAATATTTAAATCAATTGGAATGAATAATTCAAGTCTCAAACTAATATTTATATTAATAGCACTTGTTCTAAGCTCAATATCTTGCATAATAGGAATAATCATTGGAAATTACATAACCATTAATATCGAACATTTAATTAATATAATAGATATGATTATTAATACAATTTTAAAAATATTTGGAACTTATAACACAGAACTTTTAAACTCTGATTATTATATCTCTGAATTTAATATCAAAATAAGCTACAAATTTAGCTTAATTATTCTCTTATCTTACACGCTAATTAGTATTACAACAACGCTTATTCCTCTAAATATTATTTCAAAGTTTAAAGAAAAAGAAATTCTATAAATAAATCAATATTTTATACATAAAAATACTATCTTACAAATACATTCACAATCTTAATAGAGGACAACTCTTCTTTAATATTTGGATAAATCTCCTTTGGGAAAATCGTCTTTAACGAAAAACTTTGCCTAGAGTAAGGCTTAAGAAAAGAATTGGCTTCAGAAATTAACTTTCGTTGCAGCGATCTAATAATCTGACTATCCTTAGAAACATAAGTCATTTCAATTTCCAAACCTTTAATATTATCTTTTGAACCATTGTAAACCTCTATTAAAGAATTAGCCTCATAAATTCCAAAAGATTCATTAAAATAACTCCCAAGATATTTAAAATTTAATATTGAAGAACTTGTTTCTAAATTAACACTAGACAAATTATCAACTTCACTAAAAAATTCAACTAAACGTATATCAAGAACCATTTTTTTAGGATGTCCATTAATCTCTTTGGAAATATTGTATATAAAATCAATTGGTGCATATACACCTTTACTCCATTTATTAGGAAAATCACTTGTTTTTTCAAAAACCTTATTTAAAATAGGCCTTCCTAAATCATCATAAACAGTAACACCATAATAAATCCTTTTAATAGGCTCTTTATCTGAAACAACCCCTGCTCTTAGCTGATAAGCATGTGCATCTCCAAAAACTAACACCTTAGCATCTTCAACTTCAACATGATATAAAACATAAGGACCTGCAGCAAGATTAACAGATTCAACCACTAAATCAGATGCCCTTGTAACTGAAGGTAACCCTTGAAACGTGGTCCTATTAACATCTTTTACTTCATCAAGCTCTTCATAGCCATTAATAAAGGGATGCATTATTGTATATGTAATAAATGCAATAATAGCTATTAATACAAAACTTAACAATAATATTAGCACTCGATGTTTTAATCTCTCAGCTTCATCATACTCTTTTAAGTTAATTCCACTCACTATTCCAAATTCTCGAGCCTGTAAACTTATATGAATCAATTTTTTATTTACATTTTTACCATCTATTCTCTTTACAAGTCTCTTATAAAAATTAAAAAATGAAGCAAAAATAGATTTATTATGAAGAGAATACAAATATATAGTCTCAAGTTCTCTTAAAGAATCACTCAGTTCCCCCATTTCTTCTAATCGCTGAGCTCTATCATATATCTTAGAAAAACGCATTTCAATATTTTCAATATCAGCATCAGAGATATCTGCTCGTTCAATAATATCTTTTATACCGTTTTCTTTTAAAATCTTATTTTTATATTTAGCCAGTTTAGATAAATAAATCTTAATTCTTTCTTCAGAAGTCTTACTCATTATCTTCTAATTCATCAACTTTTTTTAAGAGCCAATAAGCAATATTTTTAGCAGTATCTTTTGTAATAGAAATTCCAACAAAAGAATTTATTAAAATTATCTTCTCTTTAGAACTCTTAAACTCTCCAGAAATCTCTTCCAAAGCACCCTCTTTAGTCTTAGTATAAACAATTTCTTCAGGAATTTCTGTGGATTCAAAGACAAGATCACAAAAAATCTCTCCAGTATTAGTTACACTGCCATAAATATTATTAATAGGTACTAATTTATAATCCTCTGCTTTTTCAAATCTGTAAATTATTTCTTTCATAAAACGAATTATAACATAAACGTATATTTAATATAAAAGCTTAAAATTAAACATAATGATAAAATATAGACATCAGAACACAAACTGACTTAACAAAAAAATATAAGAAATTTTATATGTCAAAATAAAATTTATAAAATAAAAAATAATGGTATAATTTTTAAAATAAAAATTCTTACATAAAAATAAAGAGTACTAAACAAATGGATCTTAACCTTGTAAAAAACACAAATGAAAAAGTCAAAATCCTAAGGAAAGACTTCCCTATTCTAAATAAAACCATTAATGACAAAAAAATCATTTATTTTGACAATGCCGCAACTTCTCAAAAACCACAAAGTGTGATTTCATCTATAGTTGAATACTACACAAATTATAATGCAAATGTGTACAGAAGCGGACATGAACTTGCAATACAATCCAGCTTAAAAGTAGAAAAAATAAGAAAAATTGTTAAAAAATTTATCAATGCAGAGTCTTATAAAAACATAATATTTAATTCTGGCACTACAGATGGAATAAACACAGTAGTAAATTCATTAATCTTTTCAAAACTTTTAAAAAAAAATGACGAAATCATCACAACAATGCTCGAACACAATAGTAATTTGCTTCCTTGGATAAATATTGCCAAATTTTTAAAATTAAAAATTAAACTTGCAAAATTTAATGAAATGGGAATAATTCAACCATCACAAATAAAAAACTTAATTACAGATAAAACAAGAATTATTACTATATCTAGCATAAACAATATA
It contains:
- the prfB gene encoding peptide chain release factor 2 (programmed frameshift); the encoded protein is MREKINELLEQIENVWRKLFDSNKIKIELKEYEKQMNDENFWNDNKKAQEILKNQNILKAKIEPWEDLICKLKDLRELCEIAENEEDTALIDQDINKLKEQYKHLLTLSYFKEDIDINNAFLTIHSGAGGTEACDWVSMLYRIYLRYSERHGYKTEIIDLLEAEGGIKSVTIEIKGEYAYGFLKSEVGIHRLVRISPFDAAKKRHTSFASVFIDPVIDDKIEITIKPEDIRVDTYRASGAGGQHVNKTSSAVRITHLQTGIVTQSQTDRSQHRNKDLAMRVLKSKLYEHYKVLEQQKNKSKQEEKKDISWGNQIRSYIFQPYTLVKDHRTKFENPNIISVMDGNIDNFIEEYLKWKNLS
- the ftsY gene encoding signal recognition particle-docking protein FtsY, with product MGIFDKIKNLFKNKEKTQIFENLEDILLEADIKNDIVIEIIENIKKLKVKDEEETLLKLKDFLKSYINQQSLNLENKRLNILLIIGVNGVGKTSSIIKLANKFKNEDKNVLIAAADTFRAAAIEQIKIQSEKIGIKVISQNQGSDAAAVIFDSISSAKTKNYDILIIDTAGRLQNKENLIKELQKMDNVIKKQMSKTNANYKKILVIDSISGKNINNQTEIFNKAIEIDGIIATKFDSSSRAGGIINISKLFKKPIYFFTFGEQVEHIKEFNIDDYLNKLL
- a CDS encoding ABC transporter permease; protein product: MGLNKFLLKRLILDEQNSLSLTIVIVLSIVLGQIIIIITISIMNGFQNDFFTSISTLESGNLKIESQLNDQGLNALKEIKEIIQINKIYETQGIGIENYYYPSILNIIALDTKDIIEDKNFILLTGLTQSELQLNDDEIIIGDVLSYNLGLLEGDIIGLILSDEIKNLQILKNEVKYFKIKAIFKSNYAKINESTIFMNINYFYKKQIIKDSDIKYQIKTQNLYPSKSLINKIKNINPNIQFKSWNEYNKEFYKALKIERNTMLIILTSIFLVIAVNTYYLQKRIIINKSKSISIILSLGLKSQKIREIFLIHSVIICILGGIIGLIAGIIISSNINEILNVIDILINSLINTINYVLKLKLENIEIKIVKNTITPKIFLSDLMFTLFFACLFTICSSLKVTKKIKYVDKINGAS
- a CDS encoding ABC transporter ATP-binding protein; the encoded protein is MKNIMCITEIHKTYTKNKTKIKVLENLNLNVKDGDFISIQGKSGCGKSTLFNIISGIDKMDSGDIISCGISLKNASEKTLSLYKNKKIGLVFQNHNLIDEFSVFENIILPKIIEGKDNLETINRKALRLMKILEIDTRGDHYPSELSGGEAQRAAIARALINEPNIILCDEPTGNLDINTAKTVESLLINTAKTFHKTLILVSHNPEFSNKADIKYELKEKTLKRI
- a CDS encoding ABC transporter permease; this translates as MMRPNIKELTKIAYIIFINSKNKKALIGSGISLSLVMIPLIIVYYMSNNIMNSTIEKYIENEGFSVQIEYNEIQKDTYLKSKLEKLKKEYQHDELKYFFERRTYGIIGNNKKQGVLIRAIENKFIDENKHIKLIDGTKSFNKNEILISKQIKDRLNLNINESIYIVVPNNKHQKIFPKAKKFNISGIIETGLREVDKNLVLISLQDSNIMSEEFSKRIIGISIKPNIKEKTDNLKKNIQKEFQEYKIKTFYELYLNKYTNLDISKKLLIFIMAFIVIFASINISSSLCMLILENKKKIAIFKSIGMNNSSLKLIFILIALVLSSISCIIGIIIGNYITINIEHLINIIDMIINTILKIFGTYNTELLNSDYYISEFNIKISYKFSLIILLSYTLISITTTLIPLNIISKFKEKEIL